From a region of the Haloferax volcanii DS2 genome:
- a CDS encoding ribose 1,5-bisphosphate isomerase, protein MDDRVHPEVRRTATEIDTMEIRGAATIADAAARALRTQATESDAADAEAFRAELRATARTLHETRPTAVSLPNALRYVLRDMSSTTVEGLRQSVVDSADEFCARLERAQADLGQVGANRLRDGDTIMTHCHSTDALACVEAAVEQGKHIEAVVKETRPRNQGHITAKRLHELGVPVTLIVDSAARRYLNDVDHVLVGADAVAADGSVINKIGTSGLAVNARERGTPIMVAAQTLKLHPGTMTGHTVDIEMRDTAEVVDDDTLADLGNPTVKNPAFDVTPPRYVDAIVTERGQFPPESIVILMRELFGEGTSEPWAEPSPRAEP, encoded by the coding sequence ATGGACGACCGCGTACACCCCGAGGTCCGGCGCACCGCGACGGAAATCGACACGATGGAGATTCGCGGCGCGGCGACCATCGCCGACGCGGCCGCGCGAGCGCTCCGGACGCAGGCCACGGAGAGCGACGCCGCCGACGCCGAGGCGTTCCGGGCCGAGCTCCGCGCGACCGCCCGGACGCTCCACGAGACGCGGCCGACGGCCGTGAGCCTCCCCAACGCCCTCCGGTACGTCCTCCGCGACATGTCGAGTACGACCGTCGAGGGGCTCCGACAGAGCGTCGTCGACTCGGCCGACGAGTTCTGCGCCCGGCTCGAACGGGCGCAGGCCGACCTCGGACAGGTCGGCGCGAACCGCCTCCGCGACGGCGACACCATCATGACCCACTGCCACTCCACGGACGCGCTGGCGTGCGTCGAGGCGGCCGTCGAGCAGGGAAAGCACATCGAGGCGGTCGTCAAGGAGACGCGGCCTCGAAATCAGGGACACATCACCGCGAAGCGACTCCACGAACTGGGCGTGCCCGTCACGCTCATCGTCGACTCGGCGGCCCGCCGCTACCTCAACGACGTGGACCACGTGCTCGTCGGCGCGGACGCCGTCGCGGCCGACGGGAGCGTCATCAACAAAATCGGGACGAGCGGCCTCGCGGTCAACGCACGCGAGCGGGGGACGCCCATCATGGTCGCCGCGCAGACGCTCAAGCTCCACCCGGGGACGATGACCGGTCACACCGTCGATATCGAGATGCGCGACACCGCCGAGGTCGTCGACGACGACACGCTCGCGGACCTCGGGAACCCCACCGTGAAGAACCCCGCGTTCGACGTGACGCCGCCGCGATACGTGGACGCCATCGTCACCGAGCGCGGGCAGTTCCCGCCGGAGAGCATCGTCATCCTGATGCGAGAACTGTTCGGCGAGGGCACTTCTGAGCCGTGGGCGGAGCCGTCGCCGCGGGCCGAACCGTAG
- a CDS encoding DUF7521 family protein, protein MGHLTTSPTIATMIIVVKTGILVLGGLITYFSYKAYRNTGAASLRALALGFGVVTLGAMLGGALDVILNVNLATGLLIDSVLTLIGFAVITYSLYVD, encoded by the coding sequence ATGGGGCATCTCACCACATCGCCGACGATCGCGACGATGATTATCGTCGTCAAGACCGGCATCCTCGTCCTCGGCGGGCTCATCACCTACTTCAGCTACAAGGCGTACCGGAACACGGGAGCGGCGTCGCTCCGCGCGCTCGCACTCGGCTTCGGCGTCGTCACCCTCGGCGCGATGCTCGGCGGCGCGCTCGACGTGATTCTCAACGTCAACCTCGCCACCGGACTGCTCATCGACTCGGTGCTGACGCTCATCGGCTTCGCGGTCATCACCTACTCGCTGTACGTCGACTGA
- a CDS encoding NADH-quinone oxidoreductase subunit D, giving the protein MSLERPQQPPESDADPAALADDASGPLDADALRRALGDAVLATEEHVHAPAVQIRPDAVQSSLSALRDDLGLDHLSCVTAQEYEDRYESVYHLKSYDDPTREASVVVPTPRSDPVSESAAPVFRTAEWHEREAYDLVGIQYENHPDLRRILLPETWQGHPLGLDYDRTRPQVVRYDENANPLAEDGRADTNTMLLNIGPHHPATHGVMHLQVTLDGEQVADVEPDIGYIHRCEEQMCQQGTYRHQIMPYPDRWDWGGGGLLNEWAYARTAEALADIDVPEYAQVLRTLAAELSRILSHMLAVGAYALDVVGDFTATFMYAMRDRELVQNILEDLTGQRLMFNYFRLGGVVWDLPEPREEFFEKIRTFVDGLPEKLREYHDLLTANEILQARTVETGILPPEVAKDYGVTGPVARGSGIDYDLRRDDPYGYYDELDWSVAVEDGCDNFARLLVRLREVEESATIVAQCVDLLEDWPDDDRTIQANVPRTLKPDDDTEVYRAVEAAKGELGIYIRADGTDTPARFKIRGPSFSNLQSLPEMAEGEYIPDLIAALGSLDTIMGEVDR; this is encoded by the coding sequence ATGTCACTCGAACGCCCGCAGCAGCCCCCCGAGTCCGACGCCGACCCCGCCGCGCTCGCCGACGACGCCTCCGGTCCCCTCGACGCCGACGCGCTCCGGCGGGCGTTGGGCGACGCCGTCCTCGCCACCGAGGAGCACGTTCACGCACCCGCGGTGCAGATTCGCCCCGACGCGGTGCAGTCGTCGCTTTCGGCCCTCCGCGACGACCTCGGTCTCGACCACCTCTCGTGTGTGACCGCACAGGAGTACGAGGACCGCTACGAGTCCGTCTATCACCTGAAATCGTACGACGACCCGACCCGAGAGGCGAGCGTCGTCGTCCCGACGCCGCGCTCGGACCCGGTGAGCGAGTCCGCCGCGCCGGTGTTTCGGACGGCCGAGTGGCACGAGCGGGAGGCGTACGACCTCGTCGGTATCCAGTACGAAAACCACCCGGACCTGCGCCGCATCCTCCTGCCGGAGACGTGGCAAGGTCATCCCCTCGGGCTGGACTACGACCGGACGCGCCCGCAGGTCGTCCGGTACGACGAGAACGCGAACCCGCTTGCCGAAGACGGCCGCGCCGACACGAACACGATGCTCCTCAACATCGGGCCGCACCACCCGGCGACTCACGGCGTGATGCATCTGCAAGTCACGCTGGACGGCGAGCAGGTCGCGGACGTGGAGCCCGACATCGGCTACATCCACCGCTGCGAGGAGCAGATGTGTCAGCAGGGAACCTATCGACATCAGATTATGCCGTACCCCGACCGCTGGGACTGGGGCGGCGGCGGCCTCCTGAACGAGTGGGCGTACGCCCGCACCGCGGAGGCGCTGGCGGATATCGACGTGCCCGAGTACGCACAGGTGCTTCGGACGCTGGCGGCCGAACTGAGCCGCATCCTCTCGCACATGCTCGCGGTCGGCGCGTACGCCCTCGACGTCGTCGGCGATTTCACCGCGACGTTCATGTACGCCATGCGGGACCGCGAACTCGTCCAGAACATCCTCGAAGACCTCACGGGCCAGCGGCTGATGTTCAACTACTTCCGGCTCGGCGGGGTCGTCTGGGACCTCCCCGAACCCCGCGAGGAGTTCTTCGAGAAGATTCGGACGTTCGTCGACGGCCTCCCCGAGAAACTGCGGGAGTACCACGACCTCCTGACGGCGAACGAGATTTTGCAGGCCCGCACGGTCGAGACCGGAATCCTCCCGCCGGAGGTGGCCAAGGACTACGGCGTGACGGGGCCGGTCGCCCGCGGCTCCGGCATCGACTACGACCTCCGCCGCGACGACCCCTACGGCTACTACGACGAACTCGACTGGTCGGTCGCCGTCGAGGACGGCTGCGACAACTTCGCGCGCCTGCTCGTCCGCCTCCGCGAGGTCGAGGAGTCGGCCACCATCGTCGCCCAATGTGTCGACCTGCTCGAAGACTGGCCCGACGACGACCGGACCATCCAGGCGAACGTCCCGCGCACCCTCAAACCGGACGACGACACCGAGGTCTACCGCGCGGTCGAGGCCGCGAAAGGTGAGTTGGGTATCTACATCCGCGCCGACGGCACCGACACCCCGGCGCGGTTCAAGATTCGCGGCCCCTCGTTTTCGAATCTCCAGTCGCTCCCCGAGATGGCCGAAGGCGAGTACATCCCGGACCTCATCGCGGCGCTCGGAAGTCTCGACACGATAATGGGAGAAGTAGACCGGTAG
- a CDS encoding metallophosphoesterase family protein — protein sequence MSPDTPPTIGETPVGGPDERGPGPVLARLGRPVSETPTRLAVVSDPHVTPTGSGTWKAYHRSETRLRTAVSTISDLDVDATVLLGDLTRDGRPEEYDVVDELLRDLPGPRVAVPGNHDVPKRWDDYDAPTPTEFAARYADGSLPFVRRVGGVDVVGLDSASGGPDLALTDTHEGAVPDAQLRWLETVLADATTPIVVFHHNVFHPRRHTDQFPDADFYQLRNADELAAVLARHDVPLVLSGHIHWPATAVRAGVRELIAPATCSFPQSFVVVDVDRRGTTVRLVPLAGPKGMAEAYTLAASGAAHGQGIAAHADRGQLSALPLVDERTPPRRVVGSDVPGAVRWR from the coding sequence ATGAGTCCGGACACCCCGCCGACAATCGGGGAGACGCCGGTTGGGGGCCCCGACGAGCGCGGTCCCGGTCCCGTGCTCGCACGCCTCGGCCGGCCGGTTTCGGAGACGCCGACCCGGCTCGCGGTCGTTTCCGACCCGCACGTCACGCCGACGGGCTCCGGTACGTGGAAGGCCTACCACCGGAGCGAGACGCGGCTTCGAACCGCCGTCTCGACCATCTCCGACCTCGACGTCGACGCGACGGTCCTCCTCGGCGACCTGACCCGCGACGGTCGCCCCGAGGAGTACGACGTGGTCGACGAACTCCTCCGCGACCTGCCGGGGCCGCGGGTCGCGGTGCCCGGCAACCACGACGTGCCGAAGCGCTGGGACGACTACGACGCCCCGACGCCGACCGAGTTCGCGGCGCGCTACGCCGACGGCTCCCTCCCGTTCGTCCGCCGGGTCGGCGGCGTCGACGTCGTCGGCCTCGACTCCGCCAGCGGCGGCCCGGACCTCGCTCTCACCGACACCCACGAGGGGGCCGTTCCCGACGCCCAACTCCGCTGGCTCGAAACCGTCCTCGCTGACGCGACGACCCCAATCGTCGTCTTCCACCACAACGTCTTCCACCCTCGCCGCCACACCGACCAGTTCCCCGACGCCGACTTCTACCAACTCCGCAACGCCGACGAACTCGCCGCGGTGCTCGCGCGCCACGACGTGCCGCTCGTGCTCTCCGGACACATCCACTGGCCCGCGACGGCCGTGCGAGCCGGCGTCCGCGAACTCATCGCCCCGGCGACCTGCTCGTTCCCGCAGTCGTTCGTCGTGGTCGATGTCGACCGCCGCGGGACGACGGTCCGACTCGTCCCGCTCGCGGGGCCGAAGGGCATGGCCGAGGCCTACACCCTCGCCGCCAGCGGGGCCGCTCACGGACAGGGCATCGCCGCGCACGCCGACCGCGGACAGCTGTCGGCGCTCCCGCTCGTCGACGAGCGGACGCCGCCGCGACGGGTCGTCGGCTCGGACGTTCCGGGGGCGGTTCGATGGCGGTGA
- a CDS encoding YqjF family protein, translated as MDLLSMRWRHTLFAHWPVDPELVEPRLPDRLSVATYDGRAWLGVVSFDMTDIRPRGSPIGLGFPEVNLRTYVEPADGGPRGVYFFTLDAADRLGVTMARLGYRLPYHYANISVEERDGAVDYESYRPATAETPDARFEATYRPTGEVRTLDPGSLDAFLVENYRFYTDDWPVVIGDIDHDPWPIRDVEAEIRANTMFEACGFDHPGGDPILHYAADLDVTAKPPAVLR; from the coding sequence ATGGACCTCCTGTCGATGCGCTGGCGGCACACGCTGTTCGCCCACTGGCCGGTCGACCCCGAACTCGTGGAGCCCCGACTCCCCGACCGGCTCTCGGTGGCCACCTACGACGGGCGGGCGTGGCTCGGCGTCGTCTCGTTCGACATGACTGACATCCGCCCGCGCGGGTCGCCCATCGGACTGGGGTTCCCCGAGGTGAACCTCCGGACCTACGTCGAACCCGCCGACGGCGGCCCTCGCGGCGTCTACTTCTTCACCCTCGACGCCGCGGACCGCCTCGGCGTGACGATGGCCCGACTGGGCTACCGGCTCCCGTACCACTACGCGAACATCTCGGTCGAGGAGCGAGACGGCGCGGTCGACTACGAGAGCTACCGGCCCGCGACGGCCGAGACGCCGGACGCGCGGTTCGAGGCGACCTACCGGCCGACCGGCGAGGTACGGACCCTCGACCCCGGGTCGCTCGACGCGTTCCTCGTCGAGAACTACCGCTTCTACACGGACGACTGGCCCGTCGTCATCGGCGACATCGACCACGATCCGTGGCCGATACGGGACGTGGAGGCCGAGATTCGCGCGAACACGATGTTCGAGGCCTGCGGCTTCGACCACCCCGGCGGCGACCCGATACTCCACTACGCGGCCGACCTCGACGTGACGGCGAAGCCGCCCGCGGTGCTTCGGTGA
- a CDS encoding aldo/keto reductase, whose amino-acid sequence MGLENASGTFDIGGDLTVHRLGFGAMRITGDDIIGEPDDVENAKKVLHESLTHGVDLIDTADSYGPAVSERLIGEALAPYPDDLVVATKGGLLRNTDGDWKPNGDPDYLRNAVLGSLDRLRVDTIDLYQLHRPDPHVPFEDSVHALAEMKDEGLIRHVGLSNVSVEQFDEARDIVDIATVQNRFNIGDREFEASLDACEEYGIGFIPWYPLGAGDLGDRADAVAAVAEKHDATPQQIALAWLLHRSDVMLPIPGTSSVSHLRDNVVASHIDLDDEDMDRLA is encoded by the coding sequence ATGGGACTCGAAAACGCCAGCGGCACGTTCGACATCGGCGGCGACCTCACGGTTCACCGACTCGGCTTCGGCGCGATGCGCATCACCGGCGACGACATCATCGGCGAGCCGGACGACGTGGAGAACGCGAAGAAGGTCCTCCACGAGTCGCTCACTCACGGCGTCGACCTCATCGACACGGCGGACTCCTACGGTCCCGCCGTCTCCGAGCGCCTCATCGGCGAGGCGCTCGCGCCCTACCCGGACGACCTCGTAGTCGCCACGAAGGGCGGCCTGCTCCGCAACACCGACGGCGACTGGAAACCCAACGGCGACCCCGACTACCTCCGGAACGCCGTCCTCGGGAGCCTCGACCGCCTCCGCGTGGACACCATCGACCTCTATCAGCTCCACCGCCCGGACCCGCACGTCCCCTTCGAGGACTCGGTCCACGCGCTCGCGGAGATGAAAGACGAGGGGCTGATTCGACACGTCGGCCTCTCGAACGTCTCGGTCGAGCAGTTCGACGAGGCGCGCGACATCGTCGACATCGCCACGGTCCAGAACCGCTTCAACATCGGCGACCGCGAGTTCGAGGCGAGCCTCGACGCCTGCGAGGAGTACGGCATCGGCTTCATCCCGTGGTACCCGCTGGGTGCGGGCGACCTCGGCGACCGGGCCGACGCCGTCGCCGCGGTCGCGGAAAAACACGACGCGACGCCCCAGCAGATCGCCCTCGCGTGGCTCCTGCACCGCTCCGATGTGATGCTCCCCATCCCCGGCACGTCCAGCGTCTCGCACCTCCGCGACAACGTGGTGGCCTCGCACATCGACCTCGACGACGAGGACATGGACCGACTGGCCTGA
- the trxA gene encoding thioredoxin: MSDDELTDIRKQKREQLESKLRGDGGSAAKEASAGPAEPIHVDGADELDDAVASYDVVLVDFYADWCGPCKMLEPTVKKLAENTDAAVAKVDVDANQELAAQYQVRGVPTMVLFADGEAVEQLVGVRGYDDLKNLVEAHLA, encoded by the coding sequence ATGTCCGACGACGAACTGACCGACATCCGGAAGCAGAAACGCGAACAACTCGAATCCAAGCTCCGCGGTGACGGCGGGAGTGCGGCGAAAGAAGCCTCGGCTGGCCCGGCAGAGCCCATCCACGTCGACGGCGCGGACGAGCTGGACGACGCCGTCGCCTCGTACGACGTGGTGCTCGTGGACTTCTACGCGGACTGGTGTGGTCCGTGCAAGATGCTCGAACCCACCGTGAAGAAGCTCGCGGAGAACACCGACGCCGCGGTCGCCAAGGTCGACGTGGACGCGAATCAGGAGCTCGCCGCCCAGTACCAGGTTCGGGGCGTCCCGACGATGGTGTTGTTTGCCGACGGCGAGGCGGTCGAACAGCTCGTCGGCGTCCGCGGCTACGACGACCTGAAGAACCTCGTCGAAGCCCACCTCGCGTAA
- a CDS encoding helix-turn-helix domain-containing protein encodes MARDRSAMESAELTAVLDALDDADARAIIRGLEEPMTASEISDTCDIPLSTTYRKLDLLTDAALLSEGTQIRADGHHATTYEVAFDEVRIALNDERDFDVAVGRPEQTPDERLADIWSRVRRET; translated from the coding sequence ATGGCGCGCGACCGGTCCGCGATGGAGTCGGCCGAACTGACGGCGGTGCTCGACGCGCTCGACGACGCGGACGCCCGAGCCATCATCAGAGGACTCGAAGAACCCATGACGGCAAGCGAAATCTCAGATACGTGTGACATCCCGCTTTCGACGACGTACAGGAAGCTGGACCTGCTCACGGACGCGGCGCTCCTCTCCGAGGGGACCCAGATTCGCGCGGACGGTCACCACGCGACGACCTACGAGGTCGCCTTCGACGAGGTGCGAATCGCCCTCAACGACGAGCGCGACTTCGACGTCGCGGTCGGCCGCCCCGAGCAGACGCCCGACGAACGCCTCGCCGATATCTGGTCGCGGGTGCGGAGGGAGACCTGA
- a CDS encoding helix-turn-helix domain-containing protein: MKSVRLRFTPDDEQLHPMHEFVVDHEAFERTELHHWNPTVTDRNTIVFEVFGTDVEAYEAALAETERILSYELSQLPGDSFFIVVDERLDAAGTRQTAAVTRGGLIVVPPVVFDGDGTVSMTLVGTDEALQSAVEQLPEGRGLEVVRVRECTGPGSVSAGSLSPRQREAVEAAVDCGYYREPRTGAVADVAARLDCSTSTAAEHLRKAEMKVMADLVGRS, encoded by the coding sequence ATGAAATCGGTCAGGCTTCGCTTCACGCCCGACGACGAACAGTTGCATCCGATGCACGAGTTCGTCGTCGACCACGAGGCGTTCGAGCGGACCGAACTCCACCACTGGAACCCGACGGTGACCGACAGGAACACCATCGTCTTCGAGGTCTTCGGGACCGACGTCGAGGCCTACGAGGCGGCGCTCGCGGAGACGGAGCGCATCCTGTCGTACGAACTCTCCCAGCTCCCCGGCGACTCCTTTTTCATCGTGGTCGACGAGCGGCTCGACGCGGCGGGAACGAGGCAGACGGCCGCCGTCACGCGGGGCGGTCTCATCGTCGTCCCGCCGGTCGTCTTCGACGGCGACGGAACGGTCTCGATGACGCTCGTCGGGACCGACGAGGCGCTCCAGTCGGCGGTCGAACAGCTCCCCGAGGGCCGCGGCCTCGAAGTCGTGCGGGTGCGGGAGTGCACGGGACCGGGGAGCGTCTCCGCCGGGTCGCTGTCGCCCCGCCAGCGCGAGGCCGTCGAGGCCGCCGTCGACTGCGGCTACTACCGCGAGCCGCGGACCGGGGCGGTCGCCGACGTGGCCGCGCGGCTCGACTGCTCGACGAGCACCGCGGCGGAACACCTGCGAAAGGCGGAGATGAAAGTCATGGCCGACCTCGTCGGCCGGTCGTGA
- a CDS encoding AMP phosphorylase, giving the protein MQLVAEHIDIGTRSPTVLLNESDAAELGVHALERVQLRWGERTAIGIVELTDELVSEGTLGVTRRLGHIEGDVEVSVAPQPDSVYYIRKKLDDIELEADELSQIVRDVYDERLADVELGAYVSATYTNGLSMEETMHLTESMADVGETVAWEEPVIADKHSIGGVAGNRVTPILVPIVAAAGLKIPKTSSRAVTSAAGTADAMEVLCDVAFSVAEIRDIVGKTGGCLVWGGAVNLSPVDDRIIRAETPLSIDPKGQLIASVLSKKKSAGSTNVVVDIPYGEGANVESLAKARELAKDFNRVGDHLGMAVECAITNGGAPVGRGVGPVLEAREVLATLAGGGPNDLRVKAIRLADLLFESVGVDADAAEILDSGQAEETFREILAAQNGDPDVEAADLSPGRHTVAVRADRDGVVTHVNNRLVNEVARRAGAPRDPGAGLELHRRVGEMAASGETLFTVHAESEDKLADAKALTERVETVRVRHPDEALVERV; this is encoded by the coding sequence ATGCAACTCGTCGCCGAGCACATCGACATCGGCACCCGGTCGCCGACGGTCCTCCTGAACGAGAGCGACGCGGCCGAACTCGGGGTCCACGCGCTCGAACGCGTCCAACTCCGGTGGGGCGAGCGGACGGCCATCGGCATCGTTGAGCTGACGGACGAGCTCGTCTCCGAAGGGACCCTCGGCGTGACGCGCCGCCTCGGCCACATCGAGGGCGACGTGGAGGTGTCGGTCGCGCCGCAGCCCGACTCGGTGTACTACATCCGCAAGAAGCTCGACGACATCGAGCTCGAAGCCGACGAACTGTCCCAAATCGTCCGCGACGTCTACGATGAGCGCCTCGCCGACGTGGAACTCGGAGCGTACGTCTCCGCGACCTACACCAACGGGCTGTCCATGGAGGAGACGATGCACCTCACGGAGTCGATGGCGGACGTGGGCGAGACCGTCGCGTGGGAGGAGCCGGTCATCGCCGACAAGCACTCCATCGGGGGCGTCGCGGGCAACCGCGTCACGCCGATTCTCGTCCCCATCGTCGCCGCGGCGGGGCTGAAGATTCCGAAGACTTCCTCGCGAGCCGTCACCTCGGCCGCGGGCACCGCCGACGCGATGGAAGTCCTCTGCGACGTGGCATTCTCCGTCGCGGAGATACGCGATATCGTCGGGAAGACCGGCGGCTGTCTCGTCTGGGGCGGCGCGGTGAACCTCTCGCCGGTCGACGACCGCATCATCCGCGCCGAGACGCCGCTTTCTATCGACCCCAAGGGACAGCTCATCGCCTCCGTCCTCTCGAAAAAGAAGAGCGCCGGGTCGACAAACGTCGTCGTCGACATCCCTTACGGCGAGGGCGCGAACGTCGAGAGCCTCGCGAAGGCGCGCGAACTCGCGAAGGACTTCAACCGCGTCGGCGACCACCTCGGGATGGCGGTCGAGTGCGCCATCACGAACGGGGGCGCACCGGTCGGCCGCGGCGTCGGCCCCGTGCTCGAAGCCCGCGAGGTCCTCGCCACGCTCGCCGGCGGCGGCCCGAACGACCTGCGGGTGAAGGCGATTCGCCTCGCCGACCTGCTGTTCGAGTCCGTCGGCGTCGACGCCGACGCCGCCGAGATTCTGGACTCGGGGCAGGCCGAAGAGACCTTCCGCGAGATACTCGCCGCGCAGAACGGCGACCCCGACGTTGAGGCGGCGGACCTCTCGCCCGGCCGGCACACCGTCGCGGTCCGCGCCGACCGCGACGGCGTGGTCACGCACGTCAACAACCGCCTCGTCAACGAGGTCGCCCGCCGGGCCGGCGCGCCGCGAGACCCCGGCGCGGGCCTCGAACTCCACCGCCGCGTCGGCGAGATGGCCGCCAGCGGCGAGACGCTGTTCACCGTCCACGCCGAGTCCGAGGACAAACTCGCCGACGCGAAGGCGCTCACCGAGCGCGTCGAGACCGTCCGGGTGCGACACCCCGACGAGGCGCTGGTCGAGCGGGTGTGA
- a CDS encoding macro domain-containing protein, whose protein sequence is MNFTVVQGDIAAQSADALVNAAGTSLRMGSGVAGALRRGGGPELNEAAMAKGPIDLGAVAVTDAFDLDAEVVIHAAAMPHDGDGQATAASIRDAVSVPVLCEGGIRERGEIDRLLGDACDAVGMARPFYAEPEPPARLLGRDVSADTRVVCENCNNCAVPQATGAPGVCRTPAVLARAGTLRMEGAYDTDAETADADEADPEG, encoded by the coding sequence GTGAACTTCACCGTCGTACAGGGCGATATCGCCGCCCAGTCGGCCGACGCGCTGGTGAACGCCGCGGGGACGAGCCTCCGGATGGGGTCGGGTGTCGCGGGCGCGCTCCGTCGCGGCGGCGGCCCCGAACTGAACGAGGCCGCGATGGCGAAGGGACCGATAGACCTCGGCGCGGTCGCCGTCACCGACGCCTTCGACCTCGACGCCGAGGTCGTGATTCACGCCGCGGCGATGCCCCACGACGGGGACGGGCAGGCGACCGCCGCGAGCATCCGCGACGCCGTCTCGGTGCCCGTGCTCTGCGAGGGCGGCATCCGTGAGCGCGGCGAAATCGATCGACTGCTCGGAGACGCCTGCGACGCCGTCGGGATGGCCCGGCCGTTCTACGCCGAACCGGAACCCCCGGCGCGACTGCTCGGCCGCGACGTGTCGGCCGACACGCGGGTCGTCTGCGAGAACTGCAACAACTGCGCGGTGCCGCAGGCGACGGGCGCGCCGGGCGTCTGTCGAACCCCCGCGGTGTTGGCTCGCGCGGGGACCCTCAGAATGGAGGGCGCGTACGATACAGACGCCGAGACCGCGGACGCCGACGAGGCCGACCCGGAGGGTTAA